A window of the Fusarium fujikuroi IMI 58289 draft genome, chromosome FFUJ_chr09 genome harbors these coding sequences:
- a CDS encoding probable BRX1 Nucleolar protein involved in the assembly of the large ribosomal subunit, with protein MAAVYKSISKSSTTKIEASSNGVKKNKQRVLILSSRGVTYRHRHLLNDIAAMLPHSRKDAKFDSKTKLYELNELAELYNCNNVLFFEARKGKDLYVWLSKVPNGPTIKFHLQNLHTMEELHFTGNCLKGSRPVLSFDGAFDKQPHLRVIKELFLHTFGVPQGARKSKPFIDHVMGFSFVDGKIWVRNYQINEVEATAKEGEEEEETTKSRSGKPDTDINLVEIGPRFVLTPIVIQEGSFGGPIIYENKEFVSPNQVRADIRRTKASRHNARAEKEVERRVRKGDLGLRSVGGQRPAKDELDTKMLFA; from the exons ATGGCTGCTGTCTACAAGTCTATCTCCAAGTCCAGCACTACAAAGATCGAGGCGTCTAGCAATGGCGTTaagaagaacaagcagaGGGTTCTGATCCTCTCTTCTAGAGGCGTCACTTACCG ACATCGTCACCTTCTAAACGACATTGCAGCAATGCTCCCCCACAGCCGAAAAGATGCAAAATTCGACTCCAAGACAAAGCTGTACGAACTGAACGAGCTGGCCGAGCTCTACAACTGCAACAACGTGCTCTTCTTCGAGGCAAGGAAGGGCAAGGATCTGTATGTTTGGCTTAGCAAAGTCCCTAACGGGCCTACCATCAAGTTCCATCTCCAGAACT TGCACACCATGGAGGAACTTCACTTCACCGGCAACTGTCTCAAGGGGTCGCGGCCCGTTCTCTCCTTCGACGGCGCTTTCGACAAGCAGCCTCACCTCCGGGTGATCAAGGAGCTCTTCCTCCACACCTTCGGCGTACCCCAGGGCGCAAGAAAATCCAAGCCTTTTATCGACCACGTTATGGGATTTAGCTTTGTCGATGGCAAGATCTGGGTTCGCAACTATCAAATCAACGAGGTCGAGGCGACAGCCAAGgagggtgaagaagaggaagagaccaCCAAGTCTCGATCTGGCAAGCCTGATACCGATATCAACCTGGTCGAGATCGGTCCACGATTCGTCTTGACACCTATCGTGATCCAGGAGGGCTCTTTTGGTGGGCCTATTATCTATGAAAACAAGGAGTTTGTGTCACCAAACCAGGTCCGAGCCGATATTCGAAGGACAAAGGCTTCGCGACACAACGCCCGCGCAGAGAAAGAGGTGGAGAGACGGGTCAGGAAGGGCGACCTCGGACTGCGATCTGTTGGCGGCCAGCGACCGGCCAAGGATGAGCTGGATACCAAGATGTTGTTCGCCTAA
- a CDS encoding related to atrophin-1, translated as MSPSPLKTPGPGPESGSGAGSEQASCVGSDRHQSSTGTTAAPTESSNVDIGSVAKTSDPDQGQEQEHQHSRQQSPARDITPSSPTNIHPLLQVASAPPHSRSTIAATDTTPATTTPITESPALPLGSPKQSPANTAQLASRATEARASTSSNMIFSDIYKSPRSPIAKLRHHSVQLPTPLPTNTPDWYGEEHADLLSKDKVKQKEAVKRYLDAKVKNDWEFPWPSRVVEPPLLEGDVAVVDTASETPDAIEAVTSLDVTEPTKSIQDKTREDDGYQIDEPESSDNEDGSDAESTYSTVSEDLVNFRTRLDWASDLSDDEDEPGPSRSPFRFDNPNNVGSTVQAVVQGKRAKRRRAVRKEMEWNEGLACFEARRNAWTGARTVRVRAKPATPPAVSPLSPRRFFFRRSMSTSPPASTIASTLPPQVSDASDNSSLTRSDELRNARSKDTTPSTPPDSRNYPVEVLLPLPPPLLPPNNPLRASITPSVYLSLYDKVIIHSLQPSCPINLSDMLRACVTGWKRDGEWPPRPTMAPAPVAKKKKPKKPSNPSENAGSTVRRMSFGLLGRDKDDSTSGKGIRRSLVRALGIGEGTETPK; from the exons ATGTCGCCTTCTCCGCTTAAAACGCCTGGCCCTGGCCCTGAGTCTGGCTCTGGCGCTGGTAGTGAACAAGCATCTTGCGTCGGCTCCGACCGTCATCAGTCGTCTACTGGTACAACTGCAGCACCTACAGAATCATCGAATGTCGATATCGGCAGTG TCGCAAAGACAAGTGATCCagaccaaggacaagaacaagaacaccaACATAGCCGACAACAATCGCCAGCTCGAGATATCACACCATCCTCCCCAACCAACATCCACCCTCTACTTCAGGTCGCATCCGCTCCCCCGCATTCTCGCTCGACAATTGCCGCCACCGATACTACACCCGCTACCACAACTCCAATTACTGAGTCGCCTGCATTGCCATTGGGCTCTCCAAAGCAATCGCCAGCAAATACTGCTCAACTTGCTTCAAGGGCCACCGAAGCCCGGGCAAGCACATCTTCAAATATGATATTCTCGGATATTTATAAGAGCCCGCGATCACCCATCGCTAAGCTCCGTCACCACTCGGTCCAGTTACCGACACCACTGCCAACCAATACCCCAGATTGGTACGGCGAGGAACACGCAGACCTTctcagcaaggacaaggtgaAGCAGAAGGAAGCAGTGAAGAGGTATCTCGACGCCAAAGTCAAGAACGATTGGGAGTTCCCATGGCCTTCTCGCGTTGTCGAGCCCCCACTACTTGAGGGTGACGTCGCTGTTGTCGACACTGCATCTGAAACACCTGATGCAATTGAGGCTGTCACCAGTCTCGATGTTACAGAACCGACAAAGTCAATCCAAGATAAGACGCgcgaggatgatggctaTCAAATCGATGAACCTGAGTCATCAGATAACGAAGACGGCAGCGATGCCGAGTCCACGTACAGTACGGTCTCTGAAGATTTAGTCAACTTTCGTACACGTCTAGACTGGGCCTCAGACctttctgatgatgaggatgagccTGGACCTTCGCGATCGCCTTTCCGCTTTGACAACCCCAATAATGTTGGCTCCACTGTCCAAGCTGTGGTTCAGGGCAAGCGCGCCAAGCGAAGGAGAGCAGTTCGCAAGGAAATGGAATGGAACGAAGGACTCGCCTGTTTCGAAGCGCGGCGAAATGCATGGACGGGCGCACGAACTGTCCGCGTTCGGGCCAAGCCTGCAACGCCTCCTGCTGTGTCACCATTATCTCCCCGTCGATTCTTCTTCCGTCGCTCCATGTCGACATCTCCTCCTGCCTCGACAATTGCGTCTACTTTACCACCGCAAGTCAGTGACGCGTCAGACAACTCTTCACTTACGAGAAGCGACGAGCTTCGCAATGCTCGATCTAAAGACACCACGCCGTCGACACCTCCCGACAGCCGAAATTATCCGGTTGAGGTCCTGCTTCCTCTTCCCCCACCTCTCCTACCTCCCAATAACCCTCTGCGTGCATCCATCACACCGTCTGTATATCTCAGTCTCTACGACAAGGTTATCATTCACAGCCTTCAGCCCTCGTGCCCAATTAATTTGTCCGATATGCTTCGAGCTTGCGTTACTGGCTGGAAGCGAGATGGCGAGTGGCCCCCACGACCGACAATGGCTCCCGCTCCtgtcgccaagaagaagaaacccAAGAAGCCTTCAAACCCCTCAGAGAACGCGGGCAGTACCGTGCGCCGCATGAGCTTTGGCCTGCTGGGTCGCGACAAGGACGATTCAACAAGCGGCAAGGGTATTCGCCGCAGTCTTGTTAGAGCCCTCGGCATTGGAGAAGGGACAGAGACCCCTAAATGA
- a CDS encoding related to histone deacetylase A, which yields METSITDAVDHPMKDAEAPNGFNRTSNTSIDDDDTASEDPCEDDEDPPPQDITFDQMRRRGLLPTGCCYDDRMKLHMNADFSPNAHHPEDPRRIHEIFKAFKKVGLVYTGPEAELPRIMRECPTRYMWRIPARAATREEICLAHHPDHFSWVENLDKISSAELRELTRQYDQGRESLYVGSMSYQAALLSAGGAIETCKNVVTGQVKNAFAVIRPPGHHAEFDAPMGFCFFNNVPVAVRVCQQDYPDICRKVLILDWDVHHGNGVQNIFYQDPNVLYISLHVYQNGLFYPGKPPNDMTPDGGIDKCGTDAGLGKNINIGWHDQGMGDGEYMAAFQKIVMPIAKEFNPDLVVISAGFDAADGDELGGCFVSPSCYAHMTHMLMSLADGKVAVCLEGGYNLKAISVSAVAVAKTLMGEPPPKMEIPKINKEAARILAKVQAHQAPYWECMRTGIVRIPTDIQPTISSRLHDVIRNAQRQVLQAKHNMIPLYIQREHLYKSYENQVLVTPGLHQEKKVLIIIHDPPELLAQPDVIDRSVDPHNAWVVDGVTDYIDWAVDQKFGVMDVNIPAYVTHDEESESYVPGFKEKALSEQIQTLVCYLWDNYLQLYDADHIFFMGVGNAYLGVKVLLLNRDCKSRISGVVNFANGTLRPVKSEFDSDLSSWYKENSRVYIAGDHACWADPDLTRKVNKRRFGTVVRSPMFGLNKMMAHHAKEAREWILERVEEVADADMTEDEKS from the exons ATGGAGACAAGTATCACAGATGCTGTTGATCATCCAATGAAGGATGCAGAAGCGCCTAATGGGTTCAACCGTACTAGCAATACCAGtatcgacgacgatgacacGGCGTCTGAGGATCCATgcgaggacgatgaagatcCACCACCTCAAGATATAACCTTCGATCAGATGCGTCGTAGAGGTTTGTTGCCAACAGGCTGTTGTTATGATGACCGGATGAAGTTGCATATGAATGCGGACTTTTCACCCAACGCACATCATCCTGAAGATCCCCGTCGTATCCACGAGATATTCAAGGCGTTCAAGAAGGTTGGCCTCGTCTATACAGGTCCCGAGGCAGAGTTGCCAAGAATTATGCGGGAGTGTCCCACGCGTTATATGTGGCGCATACCTGCTCGTGCTGCCACCCGAGAGGAGATTTGCCTCGCCCATCATCCTGATCACTTTAGCTGGGTGGAAAACCTTGACAAGATAAGTTCGGCCGAGCTCCGAGAACTGACTAGGCAATATGATCAAGGGCGGGAATCTCTCTATGTTGGTAGTATGTCTTATCAGGCCGCCCTACTTTCAGCCGGGGGAGCCATCGAAACCTGCAAGAACGTCGTGACTGGTCAAGTCAAGAACGCATTCGCCGTGATCAGGCCACCAGGCCATCACGCAGAGTTTGATGCGCCAATGGgtttttgtttcttcaacaacGTCCCAGTGGCAGTCAGGGTCTGCCAACAGGACTATCCAGACATTTGCCGGAAGGTTCTCATCCTGGATTGGGATGTTCACCATGGTAATGGTGTCCAAAATATTTTCTATCAGGACCCAAACGTCTTATATATCTCTCTCCACGTCTACCAAAACGGTCTCTTCTATCCCGGTAAACCCCCCAATGATATGACGCCAGATGGTGGAATCGACAAATGCGGAACGGATGCTGGCCTTGGTAAAAACATCAATATCGGCTGGCATGACCAAGGCATGGGTGACGGGGAATACATGGCGGCATTCCAGAAGATTGTGATGCCTATCGCCAAAGAGTTTAATCCGGACCTCGTGGTTATCTCTGCGGGgtttgatgctgctgatggCGATGAACTAGGGGGCTGCTTCGTTTCTCCCAGTTGCTACGCTCATATGACACACATGTTGATGTCCTTGGCCGACGGAAAGGTTGCAGTGTGTCTAGAGGGAGGTTACAATCTTAAGGCTATCTCGGTGTCTGCAGTGGCCGTTGCGAAGACGCTCATGGGTGAACCGCCACCAAAGATGGAAATTCCTAAGATCAATAAGGAGGCTGCACGCATACTTGCCAAAGTCCAAGCTCATCAGGCCCCATATTGGGAGTGTATGAGGACAGGCATCGTTCGCATTCCTACCGACATCCAGCCAACGATATCCAGCCGTCTACATGACGTGATCAGAAACGCCCAGAGACAGGTTCTGCAAGCAAAGCACAACATGATACCTCTCTACATCCAGCGCGAACATCTATACAAGTCATATGAGAACCAGGTCTTAGTGACACCAGGCCTCCACCAGGAAAAGAAGGTTCTCATTATCATTCACGATCC TCCTGAGCTTCTCGCTCAGCCGGATGTTATAGACAGATCTGTCGACCCTCACAATGCCTGGGTG GTTGATGGTGTAACGGATTATATTGACTGGGCAGTTGATCAAAAGTTCGGTGTCATGGACGTTAATATTCCAGCCTATGTCACCCACGACGAG GAATCCGAGTCTTATGTACCTGGTTTCAAAGAGAAAGCTCTCTCGGAACAGATCCAGACGTTGGTGTGTTACCTGTGGGACAATTACTTGCAGCTTTATGATGCCGATCACATTTTCTTCATGGGCGTTGGCAATGCATATCTTGGAGTCAAAGTCCTGCTCCTAAACAGAG ATTGCAAGTCAAGAATCTCTGGGGTGGTAAACTTTGCCAACGGAACGCTCAGGCCAGTCAAGTCAGAGTTTGATTCAGATTTATCATCGTGGTATAAAGAGAACTCACGAGTCTACATTGCAGGTGATCATGCGTGCTGGGCTGATCCTGATCTGACTCGAAAAGTTAACAAGCGGCGCTTCGGGACAGTCGTTCGTAGCCCAATGTTTGGTCTGAACAAGATGATGGCGCATCACGCCAAGGAGGCGCGGGAGTGGATCCTTGAGAGGGTCGAAGAAGTAGCAGATGCTGATATGACTGAAGATGAAAAGTCATAG
- a CDS encoding related to long-chain-fatty-acid-CoA ligase — MATETMNIPSAPSRQQQKLSILEGPVDPPLVDLTLGELLELQTYQHGNQECLVIPWTGARWTYNELSQQSSSLAQSLLDMGIGVGDRVAIMAGNCEQYAAVFFAVAKIGAILVILNNTYTPTEAMYGLKFSDSKIFFTTPRIGRLDQMPLLQQLENKKTAPMVVMLRGDESGKYQTYDELVNAGRRRNHQRLYQAMTKVLPHQVVNLQFTSGTTGLPKAAMLTHHNLVNNSRFIGDRMRLGPADILCCPPPLFHCFGLVLGLLAVVTHGGKIVYPAEVFDIDATLKAISDEQCTAVHGVPAMFDSLFQAKWPENFNCDNLRTGIIAGAPVPRYLMELLVNRFGMTEFTSSYGLTEASPTCFNAFTDDSIDTRLTTVGTLMPHAKAKIVDRDGNIVPVGERGELCIGGYQLQAGYWNNSEKTNETMIRDAAGVLWLHTGDEAVFDENGYCSITGRFKDIIIRGGENIYPLEIEERLMDHPAITRAIVVGLKNKHYGEVVGAFVELAEGHQKPQFEEIKDWCRKRLGGHKSPAHVFWLGDGDVPATVPLTGSGKVRKFEMAKLGDELLRKHEVAAKL; from the exons ATGGCGACCGAAACGATGAATATACCTTCCGCGCCGTCGCGGCAACAACAGAAGCTCTCTATACTTGAGGGCCCTGTCGATCCTCCACTGGTTGATTTGACGTTGGGcgagctccttgagcttcagacATACCAGCATGGCAACCAAGAATGTCTGGTGATTCCCTGGACAGGCGCCCGCTGGACATACAATGAGCTAAGCCAACAAAGCTCATCTCTGGCGCAATCGTTATTGGACATGGGAATTGGAGTTGGCGATCGTGTTGCCATTATGGCAGGTAACTGTGAACAATATGCGGCTGTCTTCTTCGCGGTGGCTAAAATTGGTGCTATTCTTGTCATCCTGAATAACACATACACACCAACCGAAGCGATGTATGGGTTGAAGTTTTCTGACAGCAAGATTTTCTTCACGACACCAAGAATCGGGCGGCTCGACCAGATGCCGCTGCTACAGCAGCTTGAGAATAAGAAGACAGCCCCTATGGTTGTGATGCTGAGAGGAGATGAGTCTGGTAAATACCAGACCTATGACGAATTGGTGAATGCTGGTCGCAGGCGCAACCACCAAAGACTGTATCAAGCAATGACCAAGGTGCTTCCTCATCAAGTAGTCAATCTTCAATTCACAAGCGGAACGACCGGATTGCCCAAAGCTGCAATGCTCACCCACCA CAACCTGGTAAATAATTCACGCTTTATTGGTGATCGCATGCGGCTTGGTCCTGCAGATATTTTGTGCTGCCCTCCACCGCTGTTCCATTGCTTTGGCTTGGTGCTCGGTCTTCTTGCTGTTGTCACTCACGGCGGTAAAATCGTGTATCCGGCGGAGGTCTTCGATATTGACGCAACGCTCAAGGCTATCTCTGATGAACAATGCACTGCCGTTCACGGTGTTCCAGCGATGTTTGATTCGCTCTTTCAGGCAAAGTGGCCTGAGAACTTCAACTGCGACAACCTGCGTACTGGTATAATTGCCGGTGCACCCGTTCCTCGATACCTCATGGAGCTGTTGGTAAACCGTTTCGGAATGACAGAGTTCACTAGCAGTTACGGCTTGACGGAGGCTTCTCCAACCTGCTTCAATGCCTTCACTGACGATTCCATTGACACAAGATTGACGACTGTCGGTACTTTGATGCCTCATGCAAAGGCCAAGATTGTTGACCGTGATGGTAACATTGTACCTGTCGGTGAGCGTGGTGAACTCTGCATTGGGGGTTACCAGCTACAGGCTGGTTACTGGAACAACTCAGAGAAGACCAACGAGACTATGATCCGCGACGCTGCTGGCGTCCTCTGGCTGCATACCGGTGATGAAGCTGTTTTTGACGAAAATGGGTACTGTTCGATTACTGGGCGCTTTAAGGATATTATCATCAGAG GTGGAGAGAACATATACCCGCTCGAAATTGAGGAGCGTCTGATGGATCATCCTGCTATAACACGTGCCATTGTCGTCGgcctcaagaacaagcatTACGGTGAAGTCGTAGGCGCCTTTGTTGAGTTGGCTGAAGGCCACCAGAAGCCCCAAttcgaggagatcaaggactgGTGTCGCAAGAGGCTCGGTGGTCACAAATCGCCTGCGCACGTCTTCTGGCTgggtgatggcgatgttCCGGCAACGGTCCCTCTGACAGGAAGTGGCAAAGTTCGTAAGTTTGAGATGGCTAAGCTGGGAGATGAGCTTCTGCGAAAGCATGAAGTAGCTGCGAAGCTGTAG
- a CDS encoding probable GTP-binding protein Drab11 — protein sequence MANDEYDFLFKVVLIGDSGVGKSNLLSRFTRNEFNLDSKSTIGVEFATRSIQVDSKTIKAQIWDTAGQERYRAITSAYYRGAVGALLVYDISKHQTYENVTRWLKELRDHADANIVIMLVGNKSDLRHLRAVPTEEAKSFASENHLSFIETSALDASNVELAFQNILTEIYRIVSSKALDSGDSAQATIGAGTNISLSKPADDDAAKGGKCC from the exons ATGGCCAACGACGAATATGAT TTCCTCTTCAAAG TCGTCCTGATCGGAGACTCTGGAGTCGGAAAGTCCAACCTTCTCAGTCGATTCACCCGCAATGAGTTCAACCTAGACTCAAAGTCGACCATCGGTGTCGAGTTCGCCACCAGATCTATCCAGGTCGACTCAAAGACAATCAAGGCCCAGATTTGGGATACCGCTGGCCAAGAGCGATACCGCGCCATCACTTCCGCCTACTACCGAGGTGCTGTCGGCGCTCTCCTCGTTTACGACATCAGCAAGCACCAGACCTACGAGAACGTCACACGATGGCTCAAGGAGTTGCGGGACCATGCCGACGCCAACATTGTCATTATGCTGGTTGGGAACAAGAGCGATTTGCGACACCTGAGGGCTGTTCCCACAGAGGAGGCCAAGTCTTTTGCTA GCGAGAACCACCTGTCCTTTATCGAGACGTCTGCCCTTGATGCCAGCAACGTCGAACTTGCGTTCCAGAACATTCTGACTG AAATTTATCGCATTGTTTCAAGCAAGGCCCTCGACAGTGGTGACAGCGCCCAGGCCACCATAGGCGCAGGCACCAATATCTCCCTGAGCAAGCCTGCCGACGACGATGCTGCCAAGGGCGGAAAGTGCTGTTAA